Proteins from a single region of Nomia melanderi isolate GNS246 chromosome 9, iyNomMela1, whole genome shotgun sequence:
- the LOC116432835 gene encoding membrane metallo-endopeptidase-like 1 isoform X2, whose translation MRLLLLICQLTVVASFPASLSVARIWRTLVTTNNTEAQSERDYRGNKEQRVCETAHCNEIARRILDSMDTSVDPCEDFYQYACGSWEEHNAIPDNEVEWSEDDVVTKKTYERIRDVLEEPDKPTDILPVKMARKLYRSCMNVEAIERRGIKPIQEILNTTGGWPIAMPVKEWSSKKFPWQKIDRDYVALIGNSAFYNIEYEIDQNDTTRYVLTIDQDTEHPMGVKREVSSNVELDRKYLKGIYLIIHAFAKEKGYRLRRRQLIDDMTKMLEFEIELNDIIETDKVSHAANNNSVRMTIEELQMWYDSSGVKSKTAQINFLEVMQYTFKRANVSINATEPIVVYNPMFLHKLARLLGNTSQRALVNYVQWNMINNFLSYTTQEMKDIVFNMSYSSYNISNYMPRWKFCVLNMEMEDAVSYMFVKKYISDDVIAEAKKMVQRIKEELGNRIMRAQWLSSSVKRSLSRKLDTIEIQIGYPEWYKDDQAMIQFYKGLNIGQDYFQNLLNCAEHELIKGMKDFRKPVVRTAWLDFPITVNAFYTPAVNTMLIPAAELQDPFFTPFLPDAITYAVTGFIIGHELSHGFDNEGIKYDVDGYMSSWISQDIIDEYNERASCFVDQFNNYTLDVEDENGEPVQVDGKLTEDENLADAVGVQVAFAAYKKLASQKPQTKLPGLENVTDDQLFFIEFAHAWCSSVRPLYAENVANSDEHSPPKYRIIGSLTNMAAFTETFQCSQNSPMNPPHKCNLWN comes from the exons ATGCGGCTCCTGTTGCTAAT ATGTCAGCTAACGGTCGTGGCATCATTCCCGGCGTCCTTATCGGTGGCCAGGATCTGGAGGACACTGGTCACGACGAATAACACGGAAGCGCAATCGGAACGCGACTATCGCGGAAACAAGGAGCAAAGAGTCTGCGAAACGGCGCACTGCAACGAGATCG CTAGGAGAATTCTTGATAGTATGGACACCTCGGTAGATCCTTGCGAGGATTTTTACCAATACGCTTGCGGCTCATGGGAGGAACACAACGCTATACCAGACAATGAAGTGGAATGGTCCGAGGACGACGTCGTCACGAAGAAAACCTATGAACGCATTAGAG ATGTCCTCGAGGAGCCAGATAAACCCACCGACATTCTGCCAGTTAAAATGGCGAGGAAACTTTATCGTTCCTGCATGAACGTTG AGGCGATCGAAAGGAGAGGCATTAAACCTATACAAGAAATTCTGAACACTACCGGTGGATGGCCGATAGCGATGCCAGTAAAGGAATGGAGCTCTAAGAAATTCCCTTGGCAAAAGATCGACAGGGATTACGTGGCATTGATCGGCAACAGCGCTTTCTACAATATCGAATACGAAATTGATCAGAATGATACGACGCGATACGTACTTACA ATAGATCAAGATACAGAGCATCCTATGGGAGTGAAAAGAGAAGTCTCCAGCAACGTTGAACTCGATCGCAAGTACTTGAAAGGCATCTATCTCATAATACATGCGTTTGCGAAAGAGAAAGGTTACAGACTGCGTCGGCGGCAATTGATCGATGACATGACGAAAATGCTGGAATTTGAAATCGAATTAAACGAT ATCATCGAAACGGACAAGGTGTCACATGCAGCCAACAATAACTCAGTAAGAATGACCATCGAAGAGTTACAGATGTGGTACGACAGTTCTGGTGTCAAGTCGAAAACAGCGCAA ATCAATTTCTTGGAAGTGATGCAATACACGTTCAAGCGGGCTAACGTTAGCATAAACGCGACCGAACCGATTGTGGTTTATAACCCGATGTTCCTTCATAAACTGGCGCGGCTGCTGGGAAACACCTCGCAACGTGCGCTCG TGAATTACGTGCAATGGAACATGATCAACAACTTTCTGTCGTACACCACGCAAGAGATGAAGGACATCGTTTTCAACATGTCCTATTCGTCGTATAATATCTCTAACTATATGCCACG ATGGAAATTTTGCGTGCTTAACATGGAAATGGAAGATGCGGTGTCGTATATGTTCGTCAAAAAGTACATTTCGGACGACGTTATTGCCGAG GCAAAGAAAATGGTTCAAAGAATAAAAGAAGAGTTAGGTAACCGCATAATGCGTGCACAATGGCTATCGAGCTCAGTGAAAAGGTCTTTGTCGCGGAAATTGGATACGATTGAAATACAAATTGGATACCCAGAATGGTACAAGGACGATCAAGCTATGATTCAATTCTACAAAGGG TTAAATATAGGTCAGGACTACTTTCAAAATCTATTAAATTGCGCCGAGCACGAACTAATTAAGGGAATGAAAGATTTTAGAAAGCCCGTCGTCAGAACCGC atGGTTGGATTTTCCTATAACAGTTAACGCATTCTACACACCAGCAGTTAACACCATGC TTATTCCAGCAGCTGAGTTACAGGACCCCTTTTTCACGCCATTTTTACCGGA CGCCATAACTTATGCAGTCACTGGTTTTATAATCGGACACGAGTTATCTCATGGTTTCGATAACGAAG GAATAAAATACGACGTGGATGGTTACATGTCTTCGTGGATTTCTCAGGATATAATCGACGAATACAATGAACGAGCATCCTGCTTCGTAGatcaattcaataattacacCCTTGACGTTGAAGATGAAAATGGAGAACCTGTGCAG GTGGATGGTAAACTGACAGAGGACGAAAATTTGGCTGACGCGGTCGGCGTACAAGTGGCTTTCGCAGCTTACAAGAAACTAGCGAGCCAGAAACCTCAAACGAAGCTACCAGGATTAGAGAATGTCACTGACGACCAACTGTTCTTCATAGAATTCGCGCAT GCCTGGTGTTCGTCAGTCAGGCCATTATACGCAGAGAACGTGGCCAACAGCGACGAACACAGTCCGCCGAAATATCGCATTATCGGATCCCTTACCAACATGGCTGCCTTCACCGAGACGTTTCAATGTTCACAGAACAGTCCAATGAATCCACcgcataaatgtaatttatggaATTGA
- the LOC116432835 gene encoding membrane metallo-endopeptidase-like 1 isoform X1 — protein sequence MQRFPFFRRCQLTVVASFPASLSVARIWRTLVTTNNTEAQSERDYRGNKEQRVCETAHCNEIARRILDSMDTSVDPCEDFYQYACGSWEEHNAIPDNEVEWSEDDVVTKKTYERIRDVLEEPDKPTDILPVKMARKLYRSCMNVEAIERRGIKPIQEILNTTGGWPIAMPVKEWSSKKFPWQKIDRDYVALIGNSAFYNIEYEIDQNDTTRYVLTIDQDTEHPMGVKREVSSNVELDRKYLKGIYLIIHAFAKEKGYRLRRRQLIDDMTKMLEFEIELNDIIETDKVSHAANNNSVRMTIEELQMWYDSSGVKSKTAQINFLEVMQYTFKRANVSINATEPIVVYNPMFLHKLARLLGNTSQRALVNYVQWNMINNFLSYTTQEMKDIVFNMSYSSYNISNYMPRWKFCVLNMEMEDAVSYMFVKKYISDDVIAEAKKMVQRIKEELGNRIMRAQWLSSSVKRSLSRKLDTIEIQIGYPEWYKDDQAMIQFYKGLNIGQDYFQNLLNCAEHELIKGMKDFRKPVVRTAWLDFPITVNAFYTPAVNTMLIPAAELQDPFFTPFLPDAITYAVTGFIIGHELSHGFDNEGIKYDVDGYMSSWISQDIIDEYNERASCFVDQFNNYTLDVEDENGEPVQVDGKLTEDENLADAVGVQVAFAAYKKLASQKPQTKLPGLENVTDDQLFFIEFAHAWCSSVRPLYAENVANSDEHSPPKYRIIGSLTNMAAFTETFQCSQNSPMNPPHKCNLWN from the exons ATGCAGAGATTTCCTTTTTTCCGCAGATGTCAGCTAACGGTCGTGGCATCATTCCCGGCGTCCTTATCGGTGGCCAGGATCTGGAGGACACTGGTCACGACGAATAACACGGAAGCGCAATCGGAACGCGACTATCGCGGAAACAAGGAGCAAAGAGTCTGCGAAACGGCGCACTGCAACGAGATCG CTAGGAGAATTCTTGATAGTATGGACACCTCGGTAGATCCTTGCGAGGATTTTTACCAATACGCTTGCGGCTCATGGGAGGAACACAACGCTATACCAGACAATGAAGTGGAATGGTCCGAGGACGACGTCGTCACGAAGAAAACCTATGAACGCATTAGAG ATGTCCTCGAGGAGCCAGATAAACCCACCGACATTCTGCCAGTTAAAATGGCGAGGAAACTTTATCGTTCCTGCATGAACGTTG AGGCGATCGAAAGGAGAGGCATTAAACCTATACAAGAAATTCTGAACACTACCGGTGGATGGCCGATAGCGATGCCAGTAAAGGAATGGAGCTCTAAGAAATTCCCTTGGCAAAAGATCGACAGGGATTACGTGGCATTGATCGGCAACAGCGCTTTCTACAATATCGAATACGAAATTGATCAGAATGATACGACGCGATACGTACTTACA ATAGATCAAGATACAGAGCATCCTATGGGAGTGAAAAGAGAAGTCTCCAGCAACGTTGAACTCGATCGCAAGTACTTGAAAGGCATCTATCTCATAATACATGCGTTTGCGAAAGAGAAAGGTTACAGACTGCGTCGGCGGCAATTGATCGATGACATGACGAAAATGCTGGAATTTGAAATCGAATTAAACGAT ATCATCGAAACGGACAAGGTGTCACATGCAGCCAACAATAACTCAGTAAGAATGACCATCGAAGAGTTACAGATGTGGTACGACAGTTCTGGTGTCAAGTCGAAAACAGCGCAA ATCAATTTCTTGGAAGTGATGCAATACACGTTCAAGCGGGCTAACGTTAGCATAAACGCGACCGAACCGATTGTGGTTTATAACCCGATGTTCCTTCATAAACTGGCGCGGCTGCTGGGAAACACCTCGCAACGTGCGCTCG TGAATTACGTGCAATGGAACATGATCAACAACTTTCTGTCGTACACCACGCAAGAGATGAAGGACATCGTTTTCAACATGTCCTATTCGTCGTATAATATCTCTAACTATATGCCACG ATGGAAATTTTGCGTGCTTAACATGGAAATGGAAGATGCGGTGTCGTATATGTTCGTCAAAAAGTACATTTCGGACGACGTTATTGCCGAG GCAAAGAAAATGGTTCAAAGAATAAAAGAAGAGTTAGGTAACCGCATAATGCGTGCACAATGGCTATCGAGCTCAGTGAAAAGGTCTTTGTCGCGGAAATTGGATACGATTGAAATACAAATTGGATACCCAGAATGGTACAAGGACGATCAAGCTATGATTCAATTCTACAAAGGG TTAAATATAGGTCAGGACTACTTTCAAAATCTATTAAATTGCGCCGAGCACGAACTAATTAAGGGAATGAAAGATTTTAGAAAGCCCGTCGTCAGAACCGC atGGTTGGATTTTCCTATAACAGTTAACGCATTCTACACACCAGCAGTTAACACCATGC TTATTCCAGCAGCTGAGTTACAGGACCCCTTTTTCACGCCATTTTTACCGGA CGCCATAACTTATGCAGTCACTGGTTTTATAATCGGACACGAGTTATCTCATGGTTTCGATAACGAAG GAATAAAATACGACGTGGATGGTTACATGTCTTCGTGGATTTCTCAGGATATAATCGACGAATACAATGAACGAGCATCCTGCTTCGTAGatcaattcaataattacacCCTTGACGTTGAAGATGAAAATGGAGAACCTGTGCAG GTGGATGGTAAACTGACAGAGGACGAAAATTTGGCTGACGCGGTCGGCGTACAAGTGGCTTTCGCAGCTTACAAGAAACTAGCGAGCCAGAAACCTCAAACGAAGCTACCAGGATTAGAGAATGTCACTGACGACCAACTGTTCTTCATAGAATTCGCGCAT GCCTGGTGTTCGTCAGTCAGGCCATTATACGCAGAGAACGTGGCCAACAGCGACGAACACAGTCCGCCGAAATATCGCATTATCGGATCCCTTACCAACATGGCTGCCTTCACCGAGACGTTTCAATGTTCACAGAACAGTCCAATGAATCCACcgcataaatgtaatttatggaATTGA